A segment of the Candidatus Brevundimonas phytovorans genome:
TGGCGTAGGTGAAGGGCGACATCTCGTTATAGGTCTCGGTCGCCTCCCAGTAGGAACGCTGCTCGGCCTGGAAGCCGAACGGCGTCAGGGTGCGGTTATAGGCGCCCGAACGCGCGATGCCGGTCTTGAACAGATCGGTGTGGGCCAGCAGGTTGGCGGTCATGAAGGCGCCGTAGGAGTGGCCGCCCACGGCGATCCGGTCGCGATCGGCGACGCCCAGAGCCACCACCGCATCAACCGCCGCCTTGGCGCTGGCCGACAACTGCTCGATGTAGGTGTCGTTGGGCTCAGCCCCGTCCTTGCCGACGATGGGCATGGAGGGGTTGTCCAGGACGGCGTAGCCCTGGGTCAGCAGGAACAGATGGCTGATGCCGCTGGGGCGCACGAAGCGGTTCTCGGTGTCGACCACCTGCCCGGCCACGGCGGCGTCGGTGAACTCGGCCGGATAGGCCCACATCACCAGCGGCAGAGGGCCGTCGCGATCCTTGTCGTAACCGGCGGGCAGATAGAGGGTGCCCGACAGCTGGACCCCGTCGTCGCGGGTATAGGTGATCAGCTCGCGCTTCACATCGGCCAGTTGCGGGGCCGGGTCAGGGAACTGGGTCAGTTGCGTCACGCCGCCGTCCAGATCGCGCAGGCGCAGGTTGGCCGGGTCGGTGCGGCTCTCGCGATAGGTGACCAGCTTGCGGCCCGCGTCGTCCAGAATACCGACAACGGTTTCATACTCGCCCTGAGCCGAACGCCACAGACGCTCCGTCTCGCCGGTCTTCAGGTCCAGCGTATCGAGGAAGGGATACTCGCCCTGACGCGTGGCGCCGTCGCCCTCGACGAAGACCTTGGCGCCGTCGGCGGTGAAGCGGATGGTCGAACGACCGCGCGCATTGGGCTCGACCACCACCGAGCCCGGATCATTGTAGCGATCCTGATAGTTGCGATCGACCAGGACGCGGCCCGCGCCGGGGTTCGACGGATCGACCAGGGTGCGGGTCTCGTGACGGGTGTTGAACCAGCGGCTGTTGACGATGGCCGTATCGTCGCGGCCCCATTGCACGCCGGCATAGCGCTCCTTCAGGTCCACCAGGGTGCGCGGGCGATCGTTGAAGGGCGCCGGCAGCATGAAGACGCGGTCGCGCACCTCGGCGGCGTTGCGCGGATCGCCGCCGTCCTGGGCCTCGACCCAGACCAGGGTGGCGTCGGCGTCGGCGCGCCACTGGGCCGCACGCGGACCGGGGGCCACGGCGTCGAACGGCGTCGGCACGTTGTCGCGCAGCGGCAGATCGGCGACGCGGTGCGCCTCACGCCCGTTCAGGTCGGTGACGACGACGTCCGCCGGAAAGAGGCTGGCGGGCACGACGTAGGAATAGGGCTTCTTGACCCGCGTCTGCAGGATGTAGCGGCCGTCCGGCGACACCGAGGCGCCGAGGAAGACGCCCGGCTGGCCGATGGTGCGGGCGCGACCGTTCAGCGGCACGAGGGTCAGCTGGCTGGTGAAGTAGTGCTCGAACAGGGCCTCGTCGCCCGCGTCGGACAGCAGGTCCTGATAGGTGCGCACCGGAGCCGCACGGCCGCCGGTCTCGGCCACGGTCGGGCCAGAGGGCGGACGCGTCACGTCGGGGGCTGCGCGGCGACCGGCGGGCACGGCCTGCACCAGCAAGCCCGAGGCGTCGGGCAGCCAGCTATAGCCCGCGCCGTTGGCGGCGTTGACGCTGGGGCCCGTCAGGCGGCGCGCCTGGGCCGAGGCCACGTCGGCGGTCCACAGCTCCAGGCCTGTCGGCGTGTTCAACAGGAAGGCCACGGCCTTGCCGTTCGGCGCCCAGCTGACGCTGGTCAGGCGCGCATTGGCCGGCAGACCGGCCACGACGCGAGCGGCGCCGCCCTCGACCGTCTGGAAGCTGAGGCCCGTCAGCCAGGCAGCGCG
Coding sequences within it:
- a CDS encoding prolyl oligopeptidase family serine peptidase, giving the protein MRRQLLKQALPVLVLLAAVPALAMPAAAQAPAAPTYQQPPQPIAQILDAKPNPTASLSPDRQTLLLQDRAGLPSIAELAEPMLRLAGYRINPQNNGPANSRAAWLTGLSFQTVEGGAARVVAGLPANARLTSVSWAPNGKAVAFLLNTPTGLELWTADVASAQARRLTGPSVNAANGAGYSWLPDASGLLVQAVPAGRRAAPDVTRPPSGPTVAETGGRAAPVRTYQDLLSDAGDEALFEHYFTSQLTLVPLNGRARTIGQPGVFLGASVSPDGRYILQTRVKKPYSYVVPASLFPADVVVTDLNGREAHRVADLPLRDNVPTPFDAVAPGPRAAQWRADADATLVWVEAQDGGDPRNAAEVRDRVFMLPAPFNDRPRTLVDLKERYAGVQWGRDDTAIVNSRWFNTRHETRTLVDPSNPGAGRVLVDRNYQDRYNDPGSVVVEPNARGRSTIRFTADGAKVFVEGDGATRQGEYPFLDTLDLKTGETERLWRSAQGEYETVVGILDDAGRKLVTYRESRTDPANLRLRDLDGGVTQLTQFPDPAPQLADVKRELITYTRDDGVQLSGTLYLPAGYDKDRDGPLPLVMWAYPAEFTDAAVAGQVVDTENRFVRPSGISHLFLLTQGYAVLDNPSMPIVGKDGAEPNDTYIEQLSASAKAAVDAVVALGVADRDRIAVGGHSYGAFMTANLLAHTDLFKTGIARSGAYNRTLTPFGFQAEQRSYWEATETYNEMSPFTYANKVNEPILLIHGGADDNSGTFPVQSERFYAALKGNGATVRYVVLPLEAHGYRARESVGHTQWEMVTWLDRYLKPQATTAAQ